One Brassica napus cultivar Da-Ae chromosome A5, Da-Ae, whole genome shotgun sequence DNA window includes the following coding sequences:
- the LOC106453243 gene encoding serine carboxypeptidase-like 25: MTMVKCVLFTTLMAILIMTSQGRSQAREGEKQAEADRITSLPGQPNVTFEQFSGYVTVAKHSGRSLFYWLTEASHLPLSKPLVIWLNGGPGCSSVAYGASEEIGPFRISKGGSGLYLNKFAWNSIANLLFLEAPAGVGFSYTNRSSDLFNTGDIRTAKDSLQFLIKWLQRFPRYNRREIYITGESYAGHYVPQFAREIMNYNKRSKNPINLKGIMVGNAVTDNHYDNLGTVTYWWSHAMISDRTYHQLVNTCDFTRQTESDECETLYSYAMEKEFGNIDQYNIYAPPCNKSSEVGGGVGGSSGRRSMHLPHLPHSVLRKISGYDPCTERYAEIYYNRPDVQKALHANATKIPYKWTACSEVLNRNWNDSDSSVLPIYREMIAGGIRVWVFSGDVDSVVPVTATRYSLARLGLSTKVPWYPWYVKKQVGGWTEVYEGLTFVTVRGAGHEVPLFKPRAAFELFKYFLTGKPLPKA; encoded by the exons ATGACGATGGTAAAATGCGTACTTTTCACCACTCTCATGGCCATACTTATCATGACATCTCAAGGGAGAAGTCAAGCAAGAGAAGGAGAGAAACAAGCCGAGGCAGACCGGATTACATCACTTCCCGGTCAGCCTAATGTCACGTTTGAGCAGTTTTCCGGCTATGTCACCGTCGCTAAACATTCCGGAAGATCACTCTTCTATTGGCTCACTGAAGCTTCTCACCTTCCCCTCTCCAAACCTCTCGTGATTTGGCTCAACGGAG GACCGGGTTGTTCGTCGGTAGCGTACGGTGCGTCGGAAGAGATTGGACCATTCAGGATAAGCAAAGGTGGGTCCGGTCTGTATCTCAACAAGTTCGCGTGGAACTCAATCGCCAATCTCTTGTTCCTCGAAGCTCCCGCCGGCGTCGGCTTCTCTTACACTAACCGCTCCTCTGATCTCTTCAATACCGGCGACATCCGTACCG CCAAAGATTCACTTCAGTTTCTCATTAAATGGCTTCAACGGTTTCCGAGATACAACCGCCGTGAGATTTACATCACCGGCGAGAGTTACGCCGGACATTACGTCCCTCAGTTCGCTAGAGAAATCATGAACTACAACAAGCGTTCTAAGAATCCAATCAATCTCAAAGGAATCATG GTTGGAAACGCCGTGACTGACAATCACTATGATAACCTCGGAACGGTGACGTATTGGTGGAGCCATGCGATGATCTCTGATAGGACGTACCATCAGCTGGTGAACACTTGCGACTTTACTCGACAGACGGAATCTGATGAATGCGAAACGCTTTACTCTTACGCGATGGAGAAAGAGTTTGGTAACATCGATCAGTACAACATCTATGCACCGCCGTGTAACAAGTCGAGTGAAGTTGGCGGTGGAGTCGGTGGCTCCTCTGGTCGCCGGAGTATGCATCTCCCTCATCTTCCCCACTCC GTGCTGAGGAAAATATCAGGGTATGATCCATGTACCGAGAGATATGCGGAGATCTATTACAACCGGCCTGATGTCCAGAAAGCTCTTCATGCCAACGCCACCAAGATTCCTTACAAATGGACAGCTTGCAG TGAGGTACTAAACCGGAACTGGAACGACTCAGATTCATCGGTTCTACCTATATACCGGGAAATGATTGCTGGTGGGATAAGGGTTTGGGTATTCAG TGGTGATGTGGATTCAGTCGTACCGGTGACGGCGACTAGGTACTCATTAGCAAGACTTGGTTTGAGTACCAAAGTCCCTTGGTATCCTTGGTATGTCAAGAAGCAG GTCGGCGGATGGACGGAAGTGTACGAGGGACTAACGTTCGTGACGGTGAGAGGAGCAGGTCACGAGGTGCCATTGTTCAAGCCTCGTGCTGCTTTTGAGCTGTTCAAGTATTTCTTGACAGGCAAGCCACTTCCTAAGGCTTGA
- the LOC125608715 gene encoding UDP-glycosyltransferase 83A1-like produces the protein MGRPHVMFITYPEQGHVRPLLIFSRNLASQGITFVNTEFNHNRIISSLSKPSHDDHVVDGIKLVSIPDGLDDSPEERNVPGKLSESVLHFMPTKVEELIERMISETSGAVISCVVADQSLGWAMEVAAKFGIRRAAFCPAAAASMVLGFRPVAYGASEEIGPFRISKGGSGLYLNKFAWNSLANLLLLEAPAPRTDIVYLTENHVSMALVYLQTPTRRKLEIRFLTVLSMLLIKVAGLFELSPCLLQFLSFQIADRVDWKTYLIKNKRVELLVWSDRSRILLKLLKVYLNRRLCFLSLQPKILHSSFLFDGFTGFRDTTAVRFTSPARDKKWR, from the exons ATGGGAAGGCCTCATGTCATGTTCATAACTTACCCAGAACAAGGTCATGTTCGTCCTCTACTGATCTTCTCGCGTAACCTTGCGTCTCAAGGAATCACATTCGTTAACACCGAGTTTAACCACAACCGCATCATCAGTTCCTTATCAAAACCATCCCACGATGATCATGTGGTGGATGGGATCAAGCTTGTTTCAATCCCCGACGGTTTAGACGATTCACCAGAAGAGAGGAACGTTCCTGGGAAGTTGTCGGAATCGGTTTTGCATTTTATGCCGACCAAAGTAGAGGAACTGATCGAGAGGATGATCTCGGAAACTAGCGGTGCGGTCATTAGCTGCGTTGTGGCGGATCAGAGCCTAGGATGGGCAATGGAAGTTGCAGCTAAGTTTGGTATCAGACGAGCGGCGTTTTGTCCCGCTGCGGCTGCGTCTATGGTTCTTGGATTTA GACCGGTAGCGTACGGTGCGTCGGAGGAGATTGGACCATTCAGGATAAGCAAAGGTGGGTCCGGTTTGTATCTCAACAAATTCGCGTGGAATTCACTTGCCAATCTCTTGTTACTCGAAGCACCCGCACCG AGGACAGATATAGTTTATCTTACTGAAAACCATGTTTCCATGGCTTTAGTGTACTTGCAAACTCCCACGAGGCGCAAACTGGAGATACGGTTTCTTACTGTTTTGTCGATGCTTTTAATTAAAGTTGCAGGGCTGTTTGAGCTTTCCCCATGCCTTCTGCAGTTTCTTTCCTTCCAAATAGCAGACAGAGTGGACTGGAAAACATATCTGATCAAGAACAAACGGGTGGAGTTACTAGTCTGGTCTGATAGAAGCCGAATCCTTCTAAAATTACTCAAGGTTTACCTTAACCGACGGCTCTGTTTCTTGTCACTGCAGCCAAAGATTCTTCACTCCAGTTTCTTATTCGATGGCTTCACCGGTTTCCGAGATACAACCGCCGTGAGATTTACATCACCGGCGAGAGATAAAAAGTGGAGGTAA
- the LOC125609190 gene encoding UDP-glycosyltransferase 83A1-like produces MGRPHVMVIPYPAQGHVLPLMSFSRYLASQGIQVTFVNTEFNHNRIINSLSKSFRDDHVVDGIKLVSIPDGLDDSPEERNVPGKLSESVLHFMPTKVEELIERMISETSGAVISCVVADQSLGWAMEVAAKFGIRRAAFCPAAAASMVLGFSIQKLVDDGLIDYDGTPKVNKTIQLSPGMPEMETDKLVWVCLKNKDSQRNIFQLMLQNNKSIESTDWLLCNSVFELETAAFEQSPKILPIGPIGLAHHSLEEGSMSLGSFLPEDRDCLDWLDRQIPGSVIYIAFGSYGVMGKVQLEELAIGIELAKRPVLWVTSGGDQPQMRVGSGQVIVVKWAPQREVLLHRAIGCFVSHCGWNSTLEGVQSGIPFLCIPYFADQFINKTYICNVWKIGLGFEQDERGIISRLEVKRKIDEIMRDNGEFKKRAIKIKEIVMKNVVKDGISYENLNKFVNWIKTEVN; encoded by the exons ATGGGAAGGCCTCATGTTATGGTCATACCTTACCCAGCACAAGGTCATGTACTTCCTCTAATGAGCTTCTCACGTTACCTTGCGTCTCAAGGAATCCAAGTCACATTCGTAAACACCGAGTTTAACCACAACCGCATCATCAATTCCTTATCCAAATCATTCCGTGATGATCATGTCGTGGATGGGATCAAGCTTGTTTCGATCCCAGACGGTTTAGACGATTCACCAGAAGAGAGGAACGTTCCTGGGAAGTTGTCGGAATCGGTTTTGCATTTTATGCCGACCAAAGTAGAGGAACTGATCGAGAGGATGATCTCGGAAACTAGCGGTGCGGTCATTAGCTGCGTTGTGGCGGATCAGAGCCTAGGATGGGCAATGGAAGTTGCAGCTAAGTTTGGTATCAGACGAGCGGCGTTTTGTCCCGCTGCGGCTGCGTCTATGGTTCTTGGATTTAGTATTCAGAAACTAGTTGATGATGGTCTCATTGATTATGatg gGACTCCTAAGGTGAACAAGACAATTCAACTATCTCCAGGGATGCCAGAGATGGAAACAGACAAGCTTGTATGGGTTTGTCTGAAGAACAAAGATTCGCAGAGAAACATATTCCAACTTATGCTCCAAAACAATAAATCAATAGAGTCAACGGATTGGTTGTTATGTAACTCTGTGTTTGAACTTGAGACGGCAGCGTTTGAACAGAGTCCAAAAATATTACCAATTGGTCCCATTGGTTTGGCTCATCATAGTCTTGAAGAGGGATCCATGTCACTAGGAAGCTTTTTACCTGAAGACCGGGATTGTCTAGACTGGTTGGACCGGCAGATTCCTGGTTCGGTGATATATATTGCCTTTGGGAGCTATGGGGTTATGGGTAAAGTTCAATTAGAAGAGCTAGCAATTGGTATAGAACTGGCCAAGAG GCCGGTTTTGTGGGTCACCAGCGGTGGTGATCAGCCACAAATGAGAGTTGGGTCTGGTCAGGTCATAGTGGTGAAGTGGGCTCCACAACGTGAGGTTCTTTTGCATCGAGCTATTGGATGCTTTGTGAGCCATTGTGGATGGAATTCAACTTTGGAAGGAGTCCAGAGTGGCATACCATTTTTATGTATCCCTTATTTTGCAGACCAATTTAtcaacaaaacatatatatgcaaTGTGTGGAAGATTGGATTAGGGTTTGAACAAGATGAACGAGGAATAATTTCAAGGTTAGAGGTGAAGAGGAAGATCGATGAGATTATGAGAGACAATGGAGAGTTTAAAAAGCGAGCTatcaagattaaagagattGTAATGAAAAATGTTGTGAAAGATGGCATTTCTTATGAGAATCTAAACAAATTTGTCAACTGGATCAAAACAGAAGTTAATTGA
- the LOC106453244 gene encoding probable mitochondrial-processing peptidase subunit beta, mitochondrial isoform X2 produces MAMKNLLTSALRSQRRLALNRAARALSSVSALDSASLTSHSPSPTPPILMPYDHSAEIVKEKLKRLENPDQRFLKYASPHPILASHNHILSSPETRVTTLPNGLRVATESNLSAKTATVGVWIDAGSRFESDETNGTAHFLEHMIFKGTERRTVRALEEEIEDIGGHLNAYTSREQTTYYAKVMDSDVNQALDVLADILQNSKFEEQRINRERDVILREMQEVEGQTDEVVLDHLHATAFQYTPLGRTILGPAQNIKSITRNDLQNYIKTHYTASRMVIAAAGAVKHEEVVEQVKKLFNKLSSDPTTTTQLVAKEPASFTGSEVRMIDDDLPLAQFAVAFEGASWTDPDSVALMVMQTMLGSWNKNVGGGKHMGSALTQRVAVNEIAESIMAFNTNYKDTGLFGVYAVAKADCLDDLSYAIMHEVTKLAFRVSDDDVTRARNQLKSSLLLHMDGTSPVAEDIGRQLLTYGRRIPTAELFARIDAVDASTVKRVANKYIYDKVRHCNLSYWSDPRFARLQQVQTRNLLEPLLSL; encoded by the exons ATGGCGATGAAGAACCTATTGACCTCCGCCCTCCGATCTCAGAGGCGTCTCGCCCTGAACCGAGCCGCACGAGCTTTGTCCTCCGTTTCAGCTCTCGACTCGGCTTCTCTGACGTCTCACTCCCCCTCCCCCACGCCGCCGATTCTCATGCCCTACGACCACTCCGCCGAGATCGTCAAAGAGAAGCTCAAGAGGCTAGAGAACCCAGATCAGAGATTCCTCAAATACGCATCTCCGCATCCAATCCTCGCCTCACACAACCACATCTTGTCATCCCCCGAGACGCGCGTCACCACTTTACCCAACGGCCTCCGAGTCGCCACCGAATCGAATCTCTCCGCGAAGACCGCAACCGTCGGGGTATGGATCGACGCTGGATCGAGGTTCGAGTCGGACGAGACGAACGGGACGGCTCATTTTCTGGAGCATATGATATTCAAAGGCACGGAGAGGCGTACGGTGAGGGCGTTGGAGGAGGAGATCGAGGACATTGGTGGTCATTTGAATGCGTATACGTCGAGGGAGCAGACCACTTACTATGCCAAGGTGATGGATTCGGATGTGAACCAGGCGTTGGATGTGTTGGCTGATATCTTGCAGAACTCTAAGTTCGAGGAGCAGAGGATTAACCGGGAGCGTGATGTCATCCTCAGGGAAATGCAAGAG GTGGAGGGACAAACTGATGAAGTTGTGCTTGACCATCTACATGCCACTGCTTTCCAATACACACCTCTTGGAAGAACTATTCTTGGACCTGCTCAGAATATCAAGTCTATCACCAGAAATGATCTTCAGAACTACATCAAGACTCACTACACAGCTTCCAGGATG GTGATTGCTGCGGCAGGAGCTGTCAAGCATGAGGAAGTTGTTGAGCAAGTGAAGAAGCTATTTAACAAGTTGTCATCTGATCCGACTACTACTACTCAACTAGTTGCCAAAGAACCTGCTAGTTTTACTGGCTCTGAG GTTCGAATGATTGATGACGATCTACCCCTTGCACAATTTGCTGTGGCCTTCGAAGGAGCTTCTTGGACAGATCCAGATTCCGTTGCTCTTATGGTTATGCAAACCATGTTGGGTTCTTGGAACAAAAACGTTGGTGGTGGCAAGCACATGGG GTCTGCCCTGACCCAGAGGGTTGCCGTTAATGAAATAGCGGAAAGCATAATGGCATTCAACACCAACTACAAGGATACTGGACTTTTCGGCGTGTACGCAGTTGCTAAG GCTGATTGCTTAGATGATTTATCATATGCGATTATGCATGAGGTAACCAAGTTGGCCTTCCGAGTTTCAGACGATGATGTGACACGTGCGCGCAATCAG CTGAAATCATCGCTATTACTTCACATGGATGGAACTAGCCCAGTTGCTGAAGATATTGGTCGTCAG CTGCTGACATATGGGAGAAGAATCCCAACGGCTGAACTCTTTGCAAGGATCGATGCAGTTGATGCCAGCACGGTAAAACGTGTTGCCAACAAGTATATCTATGACAAGGTAA GACATTGCAATCTCAGCTATTGGTCCGATCCAAGATTTGCCAGACTACAACAAGTTCAGACGCGGAACCTACTGGAACCGTTACTAAGCCTCTGA
- the LOC106453244 gene encoding probable mitochondrial-processing peptidase subunit beta, mitochondrial isoform X1, translating into MAMKNLLTSALRSQRRLALNRAARALSSVSALDSASLTSHSPSPTPPILMPYDHSAEIVKEKLKRLENPDQRFLKYASPHPILASHNHILSSPETRVTTLPNGLRVATESNLSAKTATVGVWIDAGSRFESDETNGTAHFLEHMIFKGTERRTVRALEEEIEDIGGHLNAYTSREQTTYYAKVMDSDVNQALDVLADILQNSKFEEQRINRERDVILREMQEVEGQTDEVVLDHLHATAFQYTPLGRTILGPAQNIKSITRNDLQNYIKTHYTASRMVIAAAGAVKHEEVVEQVKKLFNKLSSDPTTTTQLVAKEPASFTGSEVRMIDDDLPLAQFAVAFEGASWTDPDSVALMVMQTMLGSWNKNVGGGKHMGSALTQRVAVNEIAESIMAFNTNYKDTGLFGVYAVAKADCLDDLSYAIMHEVTKLAFRVSDDDVTRARNQLKSSLLLHMDGTSPVAEDIGRQLLTYGRRIPTAELFARIDAVDASTVKRVANKYIYDKDIAISAIGPIQDLPDYNKFRRGTYWNRY; encoded by the exons ATGGCGATGAAGAACCTATTGACCTCCGCCCTCCGATCTCAGAGGCGTCTCGCCCTGAACCGAGCCGCACGAGCTTTGTCCTCCGTTTCAGCTCTCGACTCGGCTTCTCTGACGTCTCACTCCCCCTCCCCCACGCCGCCGATTCTCATGCCCTACGACCACTCCGCCGAGATCGTCAAAGAGAAGCTCAAGAGGCTAGAGAACCCAGATCAGAGATTCCTCAAATACGCATCTCCGCATCCAATCCTCGCCTCACACAACCACATCTTGTCATCCCCCGAGACGCGCGTCACCACTTTACCCAACGGCCTCCGAGTCGCCACCGAATCGAATCTCTCCGCGAAGACCGCAACCGTCGGGGTATGGATCGACGCTGGATCGAGGTTCGAGTCGGACGAGACGAACGGGACGGCTCATTTTCTGGAGCATATGATATTCAAAGGCACGGAGAGGCGTACGGTGAGGGCGTTGGAGGAGGAGATCGAGGACATTGGTGGTCATTTGAATGCGTATACGTCGAGGGAGCAGACCACTTACTATGCCAAGGTGATGGATTCGGATGTGAACCAGGCGTTGGATGTGTTGGCTGATATCTTGCAGAACTCTAAGTTCGAGGAGCAGAGGATTAACCGGGAGCGTGATGTCATCCTCAGGGAAATGCAAGAG GTGGAGGGACAAACTGATGAAGTTGTGCTTGACCATCTACATGCCACTGCTTTCCAATACACACCTCTTGGAAGAACTATTCTTGGACCTGCTCAGAATATCAAGTCTATCACCAGAAATGATCTTCAGAACTACATCAAGACTCACTACACAGCTTCCAGGATG GTGATTGCTGCGGCAGGAGCTGTCAAGCATGAGGAAGTTGTTGAGCAAGTGAAGAAGCTATTTAACAAGTTGTCATCTGATCCGACTACTACTACTCAACTAGTTGCCAAAGAACCTGCTAGTTTTACTGGCTCTGAG GTTCGAATGATTGATGACGATCTACCCCTTGCACAATTTGCTGTGGCCTTCGAAGGAGCTTCTTGGACAGATCCAGATTCCGTTGCTCTTATGGTTATGCAAACCATGTTGGGTTCTTGGAACAAAAACGTTGGTGGTGGCAAGCACATGGG GTCTGCCCTGACCCAGAGGGTTGCCGTTAATGAAATAGCGGAAAGCATAATGGCATTCAACACCAACTACAAGGATACTGGACTTTTCGGCGTGTACGCAGTTGCTAAG GCTGATTGCTTAGATGATTTATCATATGCGATTATGCATGAGGTAACCAAGTTGGCCTTCCGAGTTTCAGACGATGATGTGACACGTGCGCGCAATCAG CTGAAATCATCGCTATTACTTCACATGGATGGAACTAGCCCAGTTGCTGAAGATATTGGTCGTCAG CTGCTGACATATGGGAGAAGAATCCCAACGGCTGAACTCTTTGCAAGGATCGATGCAGTTGATGCCAGCACGGTAAAACGTGTTGCCAACAAGTATATCTATGACAAG GACATTGCAATCTCAGCTATTGGTCCGATCCAAGATTTGCCAGACTACAACAAGTTCAGACGCGGAACCTACTGGAACCGTTACTAA
- the LOC125609192 gene encoding 40S ribosomal protein S19-1, whose product MATGKTVKDVSPHDFVKAYASHLKRSGKIELPSWTDIVKTGKLKELAPYDPDWYYIRAASMARKVYLRGGLGVGAFRRIYGGSKRNGSRPPHFCKSSGGIARHILQQLETMNIVEIDTKGGRRITSSGQRDLDQVAGRIAVEV is encoded by the exons ATGGCAACTGGTAAAACTGTGAAAGACGTCTCTCCACATGACTTCGTGAAGGCTTACGCTTCTCATCTCAAGCGATCTGGCAAG aTCGAGCTTCCCTCATGGACAGACATTGTGAAGACCGGTAAGCTGAAGGAGCTTGCCCCATACGATCCAGATTGGTACTACATCAGAGCTG CATCTATGGCAAGGAAAGTGTACCTAAGGGGAGGTCTTGGGGTTGGTGCTTTCCGTAGAATCTATGGTGGAAGCAAGAGAAACGGCAGTCGCCCACCACATTTCTGCAAAAGCAGCGGTGGCATCGCCCGTCACATTCTCCAGCAGTTGGAGACTATGAACATTGTTGAGATTGACACCAAAGG AGGAAGAAGGATCACTTCCAGTGGGCAAAGGGATTTGGACCAAGTCGCTGGACGTATTGCAGttgaagtttga
- the LOC106453247 gene encoding probable galacturonosyltransferase 13 isoform X2 codes for MQLHISPSMRSLTISSSNEFFDSMKIKVAPPLISYRTLFHTILILAFLLPFVFILTALVTLEGVNKCSSIDCLGRRLGPRLLGRVDDSERLVRDFYKILNEVSTQEIPDGLKLPNSFRQLVSDMKNNHYDAKTFSLVLRAMIEKFERDMRESKFAELMNKHFAASSIPKGIHCLSLRLTDEYSSNAHARRQLPSPERLPVLSDNAYHHFVLATDNILAASVVVSSAVQSSSKPEKIVFHVITDKKTYAGMHSWFALNSVAPAIVEVKSVHQFDWLTRENVPVLEAVETHHGIRNYYHGNHIAGANLSETTPRKFASKLQSRSPKYISLLNHLRIYLPELFPNLDKVVFLDDDIVIQRDLSPLWDIDLHGKVNGAVETCRGEDEWVMSKRLRNYFNFSHPLIAKHLDPEECAWAYGMNIFDLRTWRKTDIRETYHSWLKANLKSNLTMWKLGTLPPALIAFKGHVQAIDSSWHMLGLGYQSNTNIENVKKAAVIHYNGQSKPWLEIGFEHLRPFWTKYLNYSNDFIRSCHILE; via the exons ATGCAACTTCACATCTCGCCGAGCATGAGAAGCCTCACGATATCGAGCAGCAATGAGTTTTTTGATTCGATGAAGATCAAAGTCGCGCCTCCTCTCATCTCTTACCGAACTCTCTTCCACACTATCTTAATCCTCGCCTTCCTCTTGCCTTTCGTCTTCATCCTCACCGCTCTTGTCACCCTTGAAGGTGTCAACAAGTGCTCCTCCATTG ATTGTTTAGGGAGGCGGTTAGGACCACGCCTTCTTGGTAGGGTAGATGATTCAGAG CGACTAGTTAGagacttttacaaaattctaaaCGAAGTAAGCACTCAAGAGATTCCAGATGGTTTAAAGCTTCCCAATTCTTTTCGTCAGCTTGTTTCCGATATGAAGAACAACCACTACGATGCCAAAACATTCTCCCTCGTTCTTCGAGCTATG ATTGAGAAGTTTGAAAGGGATATGAGGGAATCCAAATTTGCTGAACTTATGAACAAACACTTTGCAGCAAGTTCCATTCCAAAAGGAATCCACTGCCTCTCTTTGAGACTAACCGATGAGTACTCCTCAAACGCTCACGCTCGGAGACAGCTTCCCTCCCCTGAGCGTCTCCCTGTTCTCTCGGACAACGCTTACCACCATTTCGTTCTAGCTACAGACAACATTTTGGCTGCATCGGTTGTGGTCTCATCCGCTGTTCAGTCGTCTTCGAAACCTGAGAAAATTGTCTTCCATGTTATCACTGACAAGAAAACCTACGCGGGGATGCATTCTTGGTTTGCGCTCAACTCCGTTGCTCCTGCCATCGTTGAAGTCAAAAGCGTTCATCAGTTTGACTGGCTGACAAGAGAGAATGTTCCTGTTCTCGAAGCTGTGGAGACCCATCACGGTATCAGAAACTATTACCATGGGAATCATATCGCTGGTGCTAACCTCAGTGAAACAACTCCAAGAAAGTTCGCTTCGAAGTTGCAATCAAGGAGTCCCAAATACATATCTTTGCTCAACCATCTTAGAATCTATCTACCAGAG CTGTTTCCAAACTTGGACAAGGTGGTGTTCTTGGATGATGATATAGTGATTCAGCGAGATCTATCTCCTCTTTGGGATATTGATCTTCACGGGAAGGTAAATGGAGCTGTGGAGACTTGTAGAGGAGAAGACGAATGGGTTATGTCAAAGCGTCTCAGGAACTACTTCAACTTCTCTCACCCTCTCATAGCAAAGCATTTGGATCCGGAAGAATGTGCTTGGGCTTACGGAATGAATATCTTTGATCTACGGACATGGAGGAAGACGGATATCAGAGAAACTTATCATTCTTGGCTGAAAGCG AATCTGAAGTCGAATCTAACAATGTGGAAACTTGGAACATTGCCTCCAGCTCTAATTGCATTTAAAGGGCATGTTCAGGCAATAGATTCGTCTTGGCACATGCTTGGATTAGGATACCAGAGCAACACCAACATAGAAAACGTGAAGAAAGCTGCGGTGATTCACTACAATGGGCAATCAAAGCCGTGGCTGGAGATAGGTTTCGAGCATCTGAGGCCGTTCTGGACAAAATATTTGAACTACTCCAATGATTTCATCAGGAGCTGTCATATCTTGGAATAG
- the LOC106453247 gene encoding probable galacturonosyltransferase 13 isoform X1, which translates to MQLHISPSMRSLTISSSNEFFDSMKIKVAPPLISYRTLFHTILILAFLLPFVFILTALVTLEGVNKCSSIDCLGRRLGPRLLGRVDDSEQRLVRDFYKILNEVSTQEIPDGLKLPNSFRQLVSDMKNNHYDAKTFSLVLRAMIEKFERDMRESKFAELMNKHFAASSIPKGIHCLSLRLTDEYSSNAHARRQLPSPERLPVLSDNAYHHFVLATDNILAASVVVSSAVQSSSKPEKIVFHVITDKKTYAGMHSWFALNSVAPAIVEVKSVHQFDWLTRENVPVLEAVETHHGIRNYYHGNHIAGANLSETTPRKFASKLQSRSPKYISLLNHLRIYLPELFPNLDKVVFLDDDIVIQRDLSPLWDIDLHGKVNGAVETCRGEDEWVMSKRLRNYFNFSHPLIAKHLDPEECAWAYGMNIFDLRTWRKTDIRETYHSWLKANLKSNLTMWKLGTLPPALIAFKGHVQAIDSSWHMLGLGYQSNTNIENVKKAAVIHYNGQSKPWLEIGFEHLRPFWTKYLNYSNDFIRSCHILE; encoded by the exons ATGCAACTTCACATCTCGCCGAGCATGAGAAGCCTCACGATATCGAGCAGCAATGAGTTTTTTGATTCGATGAAGATCAAAGTCGCGCCTCCTCTCATCTCTTACCGAACTCTCTTCCACACTATCTTAATCCTCGCCTTCCTCTTGCCTTTCGTCTTCATCCTCACCGCTCTTGTCACCCTTGAAGGTGTCAACAAGTGCTCCTCCATTG ATTGTTTAGGGAGGCGGTTAGGACCACGCCTTCTTGGTAGGGTAGATGATTCAGAG CAGCGACTAGTTAGagacttttacaaaattctaaaCGAAGTAAGCACTCAAGAGATTCCAGATGGTTTAAAGCTTCCCAATTCTTTTCGTCAGCTTGTTTCCGATATGAAGAACAACCACTACGATGCCAAAACATTCTCCCTCGTTCTTCGAGCTATG ATTGAGAAGTTTGAAAGGGATATGAGGGAATCCAAATTTGCTGAACTTATGAACAAACACTTTGCAGCAAGTTCCATTCCAAAAGGAATCCACTGCCTCTCTTTGAGACTAACCGATGAGTACTCCTCAAACGCTCACGCTCGGAGACAGCTTCCCTCCCCTGAGCGTCTCCCTGTTCTCTCGGACAACGCTTACCACCATTTCGTTCTAGCTACAGACAACATTTTGGCTGCATCGGTTGTGGTCTCATCCGCTGTTCAGTCGTCTTCGAAACCTGAGAAAATTGTCTTCCATGTTATCACTGACAAGAAAACCTACGCGGGGATGCATTCTTGGTTTGCGCTCAACTCCGTTGCTCCTGCCATCGTTGAAGTCAAAAGCGTTCATCAGTTTGACTGGCTGACAAGAGAGAATGTTCCTGTTCTCGAAGCTGTGGAGACCCATCACGGTATCAGAAACTATTACCATGGGAATCATATCGCTGGTGCTAACCTCAGTGAAACAACTCCAAGAAAGTTCGCTTCGAAGTTGCAATCAAGGAGTCCCAAATACATATCTTTGCTCAACCATCTTAGAATCTATCTACCAGAG CTGTTTCCAAACTTGGACAAGGTGGTGTTCTTGGATGATGATATAGTGATTCAGCGAGATCTATCTCCTCTTTGGGATATTGATCTTCACGGGAAGGTAAATGGAGCTGTGGAGACTTGTAGAGGAGAAGACGAATGGGTTATGTCAAAGCGTCTCAGGAACTACTTCAACTTCTCTCACCCTCTCATAGCAAAGCATTTGGATCCGGAAGAATGTGCTTGGGCTTACGGAATGAATATCTTTGATCTACGGACATGGAGGAAGACGGATATCAGAGAAACTTATCATTCTTGGCTGAAAGCG AATCTGAAGTCGAATCTAACAATGTGGAAACTTGGAACATTGCCTCCAGCTCTAATTGCATTTAAAGGGCATGTTCAGGCAATAGATTCGTCTTGGCACATGCTTGGATTAGGATACCAGAGCAACACCAACATAGAAAACGTGAAGAAAGCTGCGGTGATTCACTACAATGGGCAATCAAAGCCGTGGCTGGAGATAGGTTTCGAGCATCTGAGGCCGTTCTGGACAAAATATTTGAACTACTCCAATGATTTCATCAGGAGCTGTCATATCTTGGAATAG